Proteins from one Larimichthys crocea isolate SSNF chromosome XX, L_crocea_2.0, whole genome shotgun sequence genomic window:
- the ipo8 gene encoding importin-8 isoform X3, whose translation MDPNRIIQALKGTIDPNLRIAAENELNQSYKIINFAPTLLQIIVSEQVEFPVRQAAAIYLKNMVSQYWQDREPSLGEVVFPFNIHENDRQQIRDHIVEGIIRCPESIRAQLTMCLRAIIKHDFPGRWTAIVDKIGMYLQSQNSGSWYGSLLALYQLVKTYEYRKADEREPLLAAMQIFLPRIQQLISQLLVDSTIFSVLIQKQILKIFHALVQYSLPLQLINNTVMTQWMEILRAIMDRDVPAETLEVDEDDRPELAWWKCKKWALRIITRLFERYGSPGNVTKEYYEFADFFLKTYAVGIQQVLLKVVDQHRQKQYVTPRVLQQCINYLNQSLSHSLTWKQMKPHMQAICQEVIFPLMCYKDEDEKLWQEDPYEYIRMKFNLYDDHALPATAAQSLLCKAARKRKEVLPQMMEFCHQILMDPSADSRRKDGALHCIGALADLLLKKRMYREQMELMLQNYVFPLLNSPMGYLRARSCWVLHSFSPLRFHDELVLRNAVELVKQDLIDDKEMPVKVEAAIALQTLVSNQEQAKLYIRPYIRPIMQELLHVVKETENDDLTNVIQKMICEYNQEVAAIAVDMTQNLAEIFTRVLQSEEYEENEDKTVMALGILSTIDTILTVMEDHKEITQQLEGICLQVIGLVLQKPIIGMAEFYEEILSLAFGLTCQTISPQMWQLLGVLYEVFQHDCFDYFTDMMPLLHNYVTVDTDMLLSNPKHLEVIYSMCKKVLTIDAGEDAECHAAKLLEVIILQCRGRGIDQCIPLFVEAVLERLMRGVKSSELRTMCLQVAIAALYYNPALLIHTLDNMHFQHNPQPITAHFINQWMNDTEFFLGLHDRKMCIIGLSVLMELPSRPAVLEGVAAQIVPSILLLFLGLKHLYASRLVNKPDLLARAGAQDEDQNEEIPSDEDEVNENRNAMQQQSSMQPGQGGDDDDEDEDDYWDDDGFEGTPLEEYSTPLDYDNGEDEYRFFTAALLRVQNSDTAWYQCLTAPLSDDQKKQLQEIYSISQQRRSTAAKGQ comes from the exons ATGGATCCCAACCGGATAATCCAGGCTCTGAAGGGGACTATCGACCCCAATCTGAGGATAGCGGCGGAGAATGAACTCAATCAG TCCTACAAGATCATCAACTTCGCCCCGACCCTGCTTCAGATCATCGTGTCGGAGCAGGTGGAGTTTCCTGTTCGTCAGGCAG cggCCATCTACTTGAAGAACATGGTGAGTCAGTACTGGCAGGACAGGGAGCCGTCTCTCGGCGAGGTCGTCTTCCCCTTCAACATCCACGAGAACGACCGGCAGCAGATCAGAGACCACATAGTGGAGGGCATCATCCGTTGTCCAGAGTCCATACG TGCTCAGCTGACCATGTGTCTGCGAGCCATCATCAAGCACGACTTCCCTGGTCGCTGGACCGCCATAGTGGACAAGATCGGCATGTACCTGCAGTCTCAGAACAGCGGCAGCTGGTACGGCAGCCTGCTGGCTCTTTACCAGCTGGTCAAAACATACGA GTACAGGAAGGCAGATGAGAGGGAGCCGTTGCTGGCAGCGATGCAGATCTTCCTGCCGAGGATTCAGCAGCTCATCAGCCAACTGCTGGTCGACTCCACCATCTTCTCTGTCCTCATCCAGAAACAGATCCTCAAGATCTTCCACGCTcttgtacag TACTCGCTGCCTCTCCAGCTGATCAACAACACAGTGATGACTCAGTGGATGGAAATTCTCCGAGCTATAATGGACCGAGACGTCCCAgct gagaCGTTGGAGGTTGATGAGGACGACCGTCCTGAGCTGGCGTGGTGGAAGTGTAAGAAGTGGGCGTTGCGCATCATCACCAGACTGTTCGAGCG GTATGGAAGCCCTGGCAATGTGACGAAGGAGTACTACGAGTTTGCTGACTTCTTCCTGAAGACTTATGCAGTGGGCATTCAACAG GTCCTACTGAAAGTGGTGGATCAGCACCGACAGAAGCAGTATGTTACTCCTCGCGTCCTGCAGCAGTGCATCAACTACCTCAACCAGAGCCTGTCACACTCACTGACCTGGAAGCAGATGAAGCCACACATGCAG GCCATATGTCAGGAGGTCATCTTCCCTCTCATGTGTTACAAAGACGAGGATGAGAAGCTCTGGCAGGAGGACCCCTACGAGTACATCCGCATGAAGTTCA ACCTTTACGATGACCACGCCTTGCCGGCTACCGCTGCCCAGAGCCTCCTGTGTAAAGCTGCCCGTAAGAGGAAGGAG GTTCTTCCTCAGATGATGGAGTTCTGCCACCAGATACTGATGGACCCCTCTGCTGACTCCCGCAGGAAAGACGGGGCACTGCACTGCATTGGCGCGCTGGCTGACCTCTTACtgaag AAGCGGATGTACAGAGAACAGATGGAACTGATGCTGCAAAACTACGTCTTCCCTCTGCTCAACTCTCCTATGGGTTACCTGCGAGCTAGG TCGTGCTGGGTGCTCCACTCCTTCAGCCCGCTGCGTTTCCACGACGAGCTGGTGCTGAGGAATGCCGTGGAGTTGGTCAAACAGGACCTGATCGACGACAAAGAGATGCCCGTCAAGGTGGAGGCCGCCATCGCTCTGCAGACGCTGGTCAGCAACCAGGAACAAG ccaagCTGTACATCAGGCCGTACATCCGGCCGATCATGCAGGAGCTGCTGCATGTGGTGAAAGAGACGGAGAACGACGACCTGACCAACGTCATCCAGAAGATGATCTGCGAGTACAACCAGGAAGTGGCCGCCATCGCTGTGGACATGACCCAGAACCTG gcGGAGATCTTCACCAGAGTCCTTCAGAGTGAGGAGTACGAGGAGAACGAGGACAAGACTGTCATGGCCCTGGGCATCCTCAGCACCATCGACACCATCCTCACTGTCATGGAGGACCACAAGGAG atcaCTCAGCAGCTGGAGGGGATCTGTTTGCAGGTGATCGGCCTGGTCTTGCAGAAGCCCATCATAGGtatggcag AGTTCTATGAGGAGATCCTGTCGCTGGCGTTCGGCCTCACCTGTCAGACCATCTCCCCCCAGATGTGGCAGCTTCTCGGCGTCCTGTACGAGGTCTTCCAGCATGACTGCTTCGACTACTTCACAG ATATGATGCCTCTCTTGCACAACTATGTTACCGTGGATACAGACATGCTCCTGTCCAACCCCAAGCACTTAGAGGTCATCTACAGCATGTGCAAAAAG GTGCTGACCATAGATGCAGGTGAGGACGCAGAGTGTCATGCTGCCAAACTGTTGGAGGTCATCATCCTGCAGTGCAGAGGCAGAGGCATCGACCAG TGCATCCCTCTGTTTGTGGAGGCAGTCCTGGAGCGTTTGATGCGCGGGGTGAAATCCAGCGAGCTGAGGACCATGTGCCTGCAGGTGGCTATCGCAGCTCTCTACTACAACCCGGCCCTGCTCATCCACACTCTGGACAACATGCACTTCCAGCACAACCCACAGCCCATCACTGCCCACTTCATCAACCAGTGGATGAACGACACAGAGTTCTTCCTTGG GCTCCACGACCGTAAGATGTGCATCATCGGCCTGAGCGTGCTGATGGAGCTGCCCAGCCGGCCGGCGGTGTTAGAGGGAGTCGCCGCCCAGATTGTCCCCTCCATCCTGCTCCTGTTCCTGGGCCTCAAACACCTCTACGCCTCCCGCCTAGTCAACAAACCGGACCTGCTGGCTCGCGCGGGAGCTCAGGATGAAGACCAGAACG AGGAGATTCccagtgatgaagatgaagtgaaCGAGAACCGCAACGCCATGCAGCAGCAGTCCAGCATGCAGCCGGGCCAGGGCGGCGACGATGACGACGAAGACGAAGACGACTACTGGGATGACGACGGCTTTGAGGGGACGCCCCTGGAGGAGTACAGCACGCCTTTGGACTACGACAACGGAGAGGACGAGTACCGATTCTTCACTGCCGCCCTTCTCC GGGTCCAGAACAGCGACACAGCCTGGTACCAGTGTTTGACGGCTCCGCTCAGCGACGACCAGAAGAAACAGCTGCAGGAGATCTACAGCATctcacagcagaggaggagcacCGCCGCCAAGGGCCAATG A